One Osmerus eperlanus chromosome 24, fOsmEpe2.1, whole genome shotgun sequence DNA window includes the following coding sequences:
- the zmp:0000001174 gene encoding retinoic acid-induced protein 2, translated as MEDTFKDEVSPPVSSSQTDACDREAGGGNVIGKLENDINAAIPADPWDISGQGLTKAGLAPLVDASGPPALNPASEAPGAVALKVATAVLQPLCLGESPVMLPIHLQMAGSAAPQVGQMGAAPYFMTNQGPMSLPLVLEQQLFQHLGPSVIPQGGPCQAIPLQNNIVCQNASLTFAPPPPALEQKPGQALDSGLLSLLQNPAFAAILQDLFPTAGNSTTCQSPGSVQSDPFASAFLSPPPLPHPYSSPLAPLVPPATLLVPYPVVIPLPVPLPIPLPIPIPVPQSEDSKGNLPKAACTVSKSTQTYSTSPPPSPGSFMSSGQLRHASSSALLLAEGEVLDLSIKSCPIEPKQEMPSPQENVLDLSVAGVRRTCIQSCGSGGSLKGERDWPCLSGQKAHPGALSLGVLRPLECTQRLDSKLLSGLASLEFSRQHKWVVDSSGGGSSLGREASLSGAGNLEIVSTSQTAKVIVSVKDAIPAILCGKIKSLSGVSTKNFSIKRDGPQGAALQQLYGAPSRGQGEQRDPNDPLKKVPKNRAIKLKKVSSQEIHILPIKKQRLAAFLPRK; from the coding sequence ATGGAGGATACCTTTAAGGACGAAGTTTCCCCGCCCGTGTCCAGCTCCCAGACCGACGCGTGTGACCGTGAAGCGGGAGGAGGGAACGTGATCGGCAAGTTGGAGAACGACATCAACGCGGCCATCCCTGCGGACCCCTGGGACATCAGTGGACAGGGCCTGACGAAGGCGGGGCTCGCCCCCTTGGTCGACGCTTCGGGCCCCCCGGCGCTGAACCCAGCCTCGGAGGCCCCGGGGGCCGTGGCTCTGAAGGTGGCTACGGCTGTCCTGCAGCCTCTTTGCCTGGGGGAGAGCCCTGTGATGCTGCCCATCCACCTCCAGATGGCTGGGTCTGCTGCGCCTCAGGTTGGCCAGATGGGGGCAGCGCCCTACTTCATGACTAACCAAGGGCCGATGTCTCTGCCCCTGGTCCTGGAACAGCAGCTCTTCCAGCACCTGGGTCCCTCCGTGATCCCCCAGGGAGGCCCCTGCCAAGCCATCCCCCTGCAGAACAACATCGTGTGTCAGAACGCCTCTCTGACGTTTGCGCCTCCCCCCCCAGCGCTGGAGCAGAAGCCCGGGCAGGCCCTGGACTcaggcctgctctctctcctccagaaccCGGCCTTCGCCGCCATTCTTCAGGACCTCTTCCCCACGGCGGGGAACTCCACTACCTGTCAGTCACCAGGATCAGTCCAGTCGGACCCTTTtgcctctgcctttctctcaccccctcctctcccacatccCTACAGCTCTCCCCTGGCACCGCTGGTCCCTCCAGCCACCCTCCTGGTCCCCTATCCCGTGGTCATCCCCCTCCCTGTGCCTTTGCCCATTCCTCTGCCCATCCCCATCCCCGTCCCTCAGAGCGAGGACTCCAAGGGGAACCTGCCGAAAGCAGCTTGCACTGTGAGTAAAAGCACCCAGACGTactctacctctccccctccgtcgCCCGGGAGCTTCATGTCGTCCGGTCAGCTGCGACATGCCTCCTCGTCCGCTCTCCTGTTGGCCGAGGGAGAAGTgttggacctgtcaatcaaatcCTGTCCCATAGAGCCCAAGCAGGAAATGCCCTCCCCGCAGGAGAACGTGCTCGACCTATCCGTGGCTGGCGTACGGAGGACCTGCATCCAGTCCTGCGGCTCCGGTGGTTCcctgaagggggagagagattggcCGTGCCTGTCTGGTCAGAAGGCACACCCAGGGGCCCTATCTCTGGGTGTGCTACGGCCCCTGGAGTGCACCCAGAGGCTGGACTCCAAGCTTCTGAGCGGCCTGGCCTCTCTGGAGTTCAGCCGGCAGCACAAGTGGGTCGTGGACAGCAGTGGCGGGGGCAGCTCCCTGGGCCGGGAGGCCTCTCTCAGCGGGGCGGGTAACCTCGAGATAGTCAGCACCTCGCAGACCGCCAAGGTCATCGTGTCGGTGAAGGACGCCATCCCCGCCATCCTCTGCGGGAAAATCAAGAGCCTCTCGGGGGTGTCCACCAAGAACTTCTCCATCAAGCGAGACGGCCCCCAGGGGGCGGCCCTCCAGCAGCTCTACGGAGCCCCATCCCGGGGCCAGGGGGAGCAGCGAGACCCCAACGACCCCCTGAAGAAGGTCCCTAAAAACCGAGCCATCAAACTGAAGAAGGTCAGCTCGCAGGAGATTCACATTCTTCCCATCAAGAAGCAGCGCCTCGCTGCGTTCCTCCCCAGGAAGTGA
- the LOC134011091 gene encoding sex comb on midleg-like protein 2 isoform X1, whose amino-acid sequence MGRTSLKDTKDSKKEKPGKSMAPPAPAPVCSKETFSWEEYLKETSSIPAPPSFFRQSRVPPTNDFKVGMKLEAHDPRNSTSVCIATVMGITGVRLRLRLDGSDNTNDFWRLVDSSDIQPIGTCEKKGDMLQPPLGFRMNASSWPMFLLRTLNGAEMAPATAFKKEPLRPPQNSFKPGMKLEAVDKKNPYLICPATIGELKGDEVFVMFDGWRGAFDYWCKYDSRDIFPVGWCSITKHSLQPPGNSVTLPKNLHILTASPSKPSRRSMQSPYRLPNPLPPLPVRKGVRGRRPKSETIALLKAVAEAAAAAQNGLGPQDGGPDLQLAPRPHKKRGPKPGSKRKPRMAQVPTQLTSLQVPHDNSVHLSSVVSTVCVYVNKHGSCGPHLDRKQMQRLPDHFGPGPVNEVLQQAVQTCLDCAYQPKVLLGALQTHAGGGEVVRVRMDGGVRLVKLPTASSASFVLRFLETICLHLQCDNLFSSQPFSQYTPYDRTKSVKEEAFETPALSRGGKRPSRDSPPYAAPLSPKQQRTEAHPSEAETLPHEENGLLKEQRFMDSASNSMTPRPQTLRGSSEYPSQAGSPYCHGTPLRRLGSNPADLASAHAHRRVEAASSTTGPEAPAADRDTPRGPCRGPASWSIEEVMQFVREADPSALAPHAELFRKHEIDGKALMLLRSDMVMKYMGLKLGPALKLCHHIERLKQGKP is encoded by the exons ATGGGCAGGACTTCACTAAAAG ACACGAAAGATAGCAAAAAAGAGAAGCCTGGAAAGAGTATGGCACCTCCTGCTCCTGCACCTGTATGCTCTAAAG AGACGTTTAGTTGGGAGGAGTACTTGAAGGAAACGTCATCCATTCCAGCCCCTCCAAGCTTTTTCAGACAG TCCAGGGTCCCGCCCACCAACGACTTCAAGGTCGGCATGAAGCTGGAAGCTCACGACCCGCGGAACTCCACCTCGGTGTGCATCGCCACGGTGATGGGCATCACGGGCGTGCGCCTGCGTCTCCGCCTGGACGGCAGCGACAACACCAACGACTTCTGGAGGCTGGTGGACTCCTCGGACATCCAGCCCATCGGCACCTGTGAGAAGAAAGGAGACATGCTGCAGCCCCCGCTGG GATTCAGAATGAACGCTTCCTCGTGGCCCATGTTCCTCCTGAGAACCCTAAATGGAGCAGAGATGGCCCCGGCGACCGCGTTcaaaaaa GAACCTCTAAGGCCTCCCCAGAACAGCTTCAAGCCAGGAATGAAGCTGGAGGCTGTAGACAAGAAGAACCCGTACCTCATCTGCCCTGCCACCATAGGAGAGCTGAAGGGAGATGAGGTCTTTGTTATGTTTGACGGGTGGAGGGGCGCGTTTGATTACTGGTGCAAATATGACTCAAGGGACATCTTTCCTGTGGGCTGGTGCTCCATCACCAAACACTCCCTGCAGCCTCCAGGCAACAGTG TCACCCTTCCAAAGAACCTGCACATCCTCACGGCGTCGCCCTCCAAGCCCAGCAGGCGCTCCATGCAGTCCCCCTACCGGCTGCccaaccccctgccccccctgcccgtCAGGAAAGGCGTGCGGGGGCGCAGGCCCAAGAGCGAGACCATCGCCCTGCTGAAGGCGGTGGCcgaggcggcggcggcggcccaGAATGGCCTGGGGCCCCAGGACGGGGGCCCTGACCTGCAGCTGGCCCCCCGGCCCCACAAAAAGAGAGGCCCCAAGCCTGGAAGCAAG aggaAGCCCCGTATGGCCCAGGTCCCTACCCAGCTGACCAGCCTCCAGGTGCCCCATGACAACTCTGTGCACCTCAGCTCAGTGGTCTCTACAG tgtgCGTGTACGTCAACAAACACGGGAGCTGCGGGCCGCACCTGGACAGGAAGCAGATGCAGCGTCTGCCCGACCACTTTGGGCCAGGCCCAGTGAACGAGGTCCTGCAACAGGCCGTGCAGACCTGTCTCGACTGTGCCTACCAGCccaaggtgctgctgggagccctgcagacacacgccggagggggagaggtggtccGAG tGAGGATGGACGGCGGCGTGCGCCTGGTGAAGCTGCCCACGGCCTCCAGCGCCTCCTTCGTGCTGCGCTTCCTGGAGACCATCTGCCTCCACCTGCAGTGTGACAACCTGTTCAGCAGCCAGCCCTTCAGCCAGTACACCCCCTATGACAGGACCAAGTCAG TGAAAGAGGAGGCGTTTGAGACCCCAGCTCTGAGCCGAGGGGGGAAGCGGCCCTCCAGGGACTCGCCCCCCTACgctgcccccctgtcccccaagCAGCAGCGCACGGAAGCCCACCCTTCAGAAG CAGAGACTCTGCCCCACGAGGAGAACGGCCTGCTGAAGGAGCAGCGCTTCATGGACTCGGCGTCCAACTCCATGACCCCGCGGCCTCAGACGCTGCGCGGCTCCTCCGAGTACCCCTCCCAGGCCGGCAGCCCCTACTGCCACGGCACGCCCCTGCGCCGCCTCGGCTCCAACCCGGCAGACCTCGCCAGCGCGCACGCACACCGCCGCGTGGAAG ctgcaaGTTCCACCACGGGCCCCGAGGCCCCGGCTGCAGACAGGGACACCCCCAGGGGCCCCTGTAGGGGCCCTGCCTCCTGGTCCATCGAGGAGGTGATGCAGTTTGTGAGGGAGGCCGACCCCTCTGCGCTGGCCCCTCACGCTGAGCTCTTCAGAAAACAC gaGATCGATGGTAAAGCCCTGATGCTGCTGCGGAGCGACATGGTCATGAAGTACATGGGCCTCAAACTGGGGCCCGCCCTCAAGCTGTGCCACCAcatagagagactgaagcagggCAAGCCTTAG
- the LOC134011091 gene encoding sex comb on midleg-like protein 2 isoform X3 produces MAPPAPAPVCSKETFSWEEYLKETSSIPAPPSFFRQSRVPPTNDFKVGMKLEAHDPRNSTSVCIATVMGITGVRLRLRLDGSDNTNDFWRLVDSSDIQPIGTCEKKGDMLQPPLGFRMNASSWPMFLLRTLNGAEMAPATAFKKEPLRPPQNSFKPGMKLEAVDKKNPYLICPATIGELKGDEVFVMFDGWRGAFDYWCKYDSRDIFPVGWCSITKHSLQPPGNSVTLPKNLHILTASPSKPSRRSMQSPYRLPNPLPPLPVRKGVRGRRPKSETIALLKAVAEAAAAAQNGLGPQDGGPDLQLAPRPHKKRGPKPGSKRKPRMAQVPTQLTSLQVPHDNSVHLSSVVSTVCVYVNKHGSCGPHLDRKQMQRLPDHFGPGPVNEVLQQAVQTCLDCAYQPKVLLGALQTHAGGGEVVRVRMDGGVRLVKLPTASSASFVLRFLETICLHLQCDNLFSSQPFSQYTPYDRTKSVKEEAFETPALSRGGKRPSRDSPPYAAPLSPKQQRTEAHPSEAETLPHEENGLLKEQRFMDSASNSMTPRPQTLRGSSEYPSQAGSPYCHGTPLRRLGSNPADLASAHAHRRVEAASSTTGPEAPAADRDTPRGPCRGPASWSIEEVMQFVREADPSALAPHAELFRKHEIDGKALMLLRSDMVMKYMGLKLGPALKLCHHIERLKQGKP; encoded by the exons ATGGCACCTCCTGCTCCTGCACCTGTATGCTCTAAAG AGACGTTTAGTTGGGAGGAGTACTTGAAGGAAACGTCATCCATTCCAGCCCCTCCAAGCTTTTTCAGACAG TCCAGGGTCCCGCCCACCAACGACTTCAAGGTCGGCATGAAGCTGGAAGCTCACGACCCGCGGAACTCCACCTCGGTGTGCATCGCCACGGTGATGGGCATCACGGGCGTGCGCCTGCGTCTCCGCCTGGACGGCAGCGACAACACCAACGACTTCTGGAGGCTGGTGGACTCCTCGGACATCCAGCCCATCGGCACCTGTGAGAAGAAAGGAGACATGCTGCAGCCCCCGCTGG GATTCAGAATGAACGCTTCCTCGTGGCCCATGTTCCTCCTGAGAACCCTAAATGGAGCAGAGATGGCCCCGGCGACCGCGTTcaaaaaa GAACCTCTAAGGCCTCCCCAGAACAGCTTCAAGCCAGGAATGAAGCTGGAGGCTGTAGACAAGAAGAACCCGTACCTCATCTGCCCTGCCACCATAGGAGAGCTGAAGGGAGATGAGGTCTTTGTTATGTTTGACGGGTGGAGGGGCGCGTTTGATTACTGGTGCAAATATGACTCAAGGGACATCTTTCCTGTGGGCTGGTGCTCCATCACCAAACACTCCCTGCAGCCTCCAGGCAACAGTG TCACCCTTCCAAAGAACCTGCACATCCTCACGGCGTCGCCCTCCAAGCCCAGCAGGCGCTCCATGCAGTCCCCCTACCGGCTGCccaaccccctgccccccctgcccgtCAGGAAAGGCGTGCGGGGGCGCAGGCCCAAGAGCGAGACCATCGCCCTGCTGAAGGCGGTGGCcgaggcggcggcggcggcccaGAATGGCCTGGGGCCCCAGGACGGGGGCCCTGACCTGCAGCTGGCCCCCCGGCCCCACAAAAAGAGAGGCCCCAAGCCTGGAAGCAAG aggaAGCCCCGTATGGCCCAGGTCCCTACCCAGCTGACCAGCCTCCAGGTGCCCCATGACAACTCTGTGCACCTCAGCTCAGTGGTCTCTACAG tgtgCGTGTACGTCAACAAACACGGGAGCTGCGGGCCGCACCTGGACAGGAAGCAGATGCAGCGTCTGCCCGACCACTTTGGGCCAGGCCCAGTGAACGAGGTCCTGCAACAGGCCGTGCAGACCTGTCTCGACTGTGCCTACCAGCccaaggtgctgctgggagccctgcagacacacgccggagggggagaggtggtccGAG tGAGGATGGACGGCGGCGTGCGCCTGGTGAAGCTGCCCACGGCCTCCAGCGCCTCCTTCGTGCTGCGCTTCCTGGAGACCATCTGCCTCCACCTGCAGTGTGACAACCTGTTCAGCAGCCAGCCCTTCAGCCAGTACACCCCCTATGACAGGACCAAGTCAG TGAAAGAGGAGGCGTTTGAGACCCCAGCTCTGAGCCGAGGGGGGAAGCGGCCCTCCAGGGACTCGCCCCCCTACgctgcccccctgtcccccaagCAGCAGCGCACGGAAGCCCACCCTTCAGAAG CAGAGACTCTGCCCCACGAGGAGAACGGCCTGCTGAAGGAGCAGCGCTTCATGGACTCGGCGTCCAACTCCATGACCCCGCGGCCTCAGACGCTGCGCGGCTCCTCCGAGTACCCCTCCCAGGCCGGCAGCCCCTACTGCCACGGCACGCCCCTGCGCCGCCTCGGCTCCAACCCGGCAGACCTCGCCAGCGCGCACGCACACCGCCGCGTGGAAG ctgcaaGTTCCACCACGGGCCCCGAGGCCCCGGCTGCAGACAGGGACACCCCCAGGGGCCCCTGTAGGGGCCCTGCCTCCTGGTCCATCGAGGAGGTGATGCAGTTTGTGAGGGAGGCCGACCCCTCTGCGCTGGCCCCTCACGCTGAGCTCTTCAGAAAACAC gaGATCGATGGTAAAGCCCTGATGCTGCTGCGGAGCGACATGGTCATGAAGTACATGGGCCTCAAACTGGGGCCCGCCCTCAAGCTGTGCCACCAcatagagagactgaagcagggCAAGCCTTAG
- the LOC134011091 gene encoding sex comb on midleg-like protein 2 isoform X2 has translation MGRTSLKDTKDSKKEKPGKSMAPPAPAPVCSKETFSWEEYLKETSSIPAPPSFFRQSRVPPTNDFKVGMKLEAHDPRNSTSVCIATVMGITGVRLRLRLDGSDNTNDFWRLVDSSDIQPIGTCEKKGDMLQPPLGFRMNASSWPMFLLRTLNGAEMAPATAFKKEPLRPPQNSFKPGMKLEAVDKKNPYLICPATIGELKGDEVFVMFDGWRGAFDYWCKYDSRDIFPVGWCSITKHSLQPPGNSVTLPKNLHILTASPSKPSRRSMQSPYRLPNPLPPLPVRKGVRGRRPKSETIALLKAVAEAAAAAQNGLGPQDGGPDLQLAPRPHKKRGPKPGSKRKPRMAQVPTQLTSLQVPHDNSVHLSSVVSTVCVYVNKHGSCGPHLDRKQMQRLPDHFGPGPVNEVLQQAVQTCLDCAYQPKVLLGALQTHAGGGEVVRVRMDGGVRLVKLPTASSASFVLRFLETICLHLQCDNLFSSQPFSQYTPYDRTKSVKEEAFETPALSRGGKRPSRDSPPYAAPLSPKQQRTEAHPSEETLPHEENGLLKEQRFMDSASNSMTPRPQTLRGSSEYPSQAGSPYCHGTPLRRLGSNPADLASAHAHRRVEAASSTTGPEAPAADRDTPRGPCRGPASWSIEEVMQFVREADPSALAPHAELFRKHEIDGKALMLLRSDMVMKYMGLKLGPALKLCHHIERLKQGKP, from the exons ATGGGCAGGACTTCACTAAAAG ACACGAAAGATAGCAAAAAAGAGAAGCCTGGAAAGAGTATGGCACCTCCTGCTCCTGCACCTGTATGCTCTAAAG AGACGTTTAGTTGGGAGGAGTACTTGAAGGAAACGTCATCCATTCCAGCCCCTCCAAGCTTTTTCAGACAG TCCAGGGTCCCGCCCACCAACGACTTCAAGGTCGGCATGAAGCTGGAAGCTCACGACCCGCGGAACTCCACCTCGGTGTGCATCGCCACGGTGATGGGCATCACGGGCGTGCGCCTGCGTCTCCGCCTGGACGGCAGCGACAACACCAACGACTTCTGGAGGCTGGTGGACTCCTCGGACATCCAGCCCATCGGCACCTGTGAGAAGAAAGGAGACATGCTGCAGCCCCCGCTGG GATTCAGAATGAACGCTTCCTCGTGGCCCATGTTCCTCCTGAGAACCCTAAATGGAGCAGAGATGGCCCCGGCGACCGCGTTcaaaaaa GAACCTCTAAGGCCTCCCCAGAACAGCTTCAAGCCAGGAATGAAGCTGGAGGCTGTAGACAAGAAGAACCCGTACCTCATCTGCCCTGCCACCATAGGAGAGCTGAAGGGAGATGAGGTCTTTGTTATGTTTGACGGGTGGAGGGGCGCGTTTGATTACTGGTGCAAATATGACTCAAGGGACATCTTTCCTGTGGGCTGGTGCTCCATCACCAAACACTCCCTGCAGCCTCCAGGCAACAGTG TCACCCTTCCAAAGAACCTGCACATCCTCACGGCGTCGCCCTCCAAGCCCAGCAGGCGCTCCATGCAGTCCCCCTACCGGCTGCccaaccccctgccccccctgcccgtCAGGAAAGGCGTGCGGGGGCGCAGGCCCAAGAGCGAGACCATCGCCCTGCTGAAGGCGGTGGCcgaggcggcggcggcggcccaGAATGGCCTGGGGCCCCAGGACGGGGGCCCTGACCTGCAGCTGGCCCCCCGGCCCCACAAAAAGAGAGGCCCCAAGCCTGGAAGCAAG aggaAGCCCCGTATGGCCCAGGTCCCTACCCAGCTGACCAGCCTCCAGGTGCCCCATGACAACTCTGTGCACCTCAGCTCAGTGGTCTCTACAG tgtgCGTGTACGTCAACAAACACGGGAGCTGCGGGCCGCACCTGGACAGGAAGCAGATGCAGCGTCTGCCCGACCACTTTGGGCCAGGCCCAGTGAACGAGGTCCTGCAACAGGCCGTGCAGACCTGTCTCGACTGTGCCTACCAGCccaaggtgctgctgggagccctgcagacacacgccggagggggagaggtggtccGAG tGAGGATGGACGGCGGCGTGCGCCTGGTGAAGCTGCCCACGGCCTCCAGCGCCTCCTTCGTGCTGCGCTTCCTGGAGACCATCTGCCTCCACCTGCAGTGTGACAACCTGTTCAGCAGCCAGCCCTTCAGCCAGTACACCCCCTATGACAGGACCAAGTCAG TGAAAGAGGAGGCGTTTGAGACCCCAGCTCTGAGCCGAGGGGGGAAGCGGCCCTCCAGGGACTCGCCCCCCTACgctgcccccctgtcccccaagCAGCAGCGCACGGAAGCCCACCCTTCAGAAG AGACTCTGCCCCACGAGGAGAACGGCCTGCTGAAGGAGCAGCGCTTCATGGACTCGGCGTCCAACTCCATGACCCCGCGGCCTCAGACGCTGCGCGGCTCCTCCGAGTACCCCTCCCAGGCCGGCAGCCCCTACTGCCACGGCACGCCCCTGCGCCGCCTCGGCTCCAACCCGGCAGACCTCGCCAGCGCGCACGCACACCGCCGCGTGGAAG ctgcaaGTTCCACCACGGGCCCCGAGGCCCCGGCTGCAGACAGGGACACCCCCAGGGGCCCCTGTAGGGGCCCTGCCTCCTGGTCCATCGAGGAGGTGATGCAGTTTGTGAGGGAGGCCGACCCCTCTGCGCTGGCCCCTCACGCTGAGCTCTTCAGAAAACAC gaGATCGATGGTAAAGCCCTGATGCTGCTGCGGAGCGACATGGTCATGAAGTACATGGGCCTCAAACTGGGGCCCGCCCTCAAGCTGTGCCACCAcatagagagactgaagcagggCAAGCCTTAG